Proteins from a single region of Primulina tabacum isolate GXHZ01 chromosome 5, ASM2559414v2, whole genome shotgun sequence:
- the LOC142545501 gene encoding protein EARLY RESPONSIVE TO DEHYDRATION 15-like, with the protein MALVSGRGSVLNPNAPLFVPAAMREVEDFSPEWWNLVTTSAWFRDYWLSQQQGNDDFGEVIGGFDGNEALEFLPENIDVCVDDDILTMEAQFEEFLHASETETDRESKQVKGMHENGFSKNAEALVKNMSVTNHRSPRDPVKP; encoded by the exons ATGGCTCTAGTGTCTGGAAGAGGGTCGGTGCTCAACCCGAATGCACCACTCTTCGTACCGGCGGCGATGCGGGAGGTGGAGGACTTCTCTCCGGAGTGGTGGAACCTGGTGACCACCTCCGCTTGGTTTCGAGATTATTGGCTCAGCCAGCAACAAGGAAATGATGATTTTGGTGAAGTGATCGGCGGATTTGATGGAAACGAGGCCCTTGAGTTCTTGCCCGAGAACATTGATGTCTGTGTGGATGATGATATCTTGACTATGGAAGCCCAGTTTGAGGAATTTCTCCATGCATCTGAGACTGAGACTGATCGTGAGAGCAAGCAAGTCAAGGGAATGCATGAAAATG GTTTTAGCAAGAATGCTGAAGCACTTGTCAAGAACATGAGCGTGACAAACCATAGAAGCCCGAGGGATCCTGTGAAGCCGTGA